In Terriglobus aquaticus, the genomic window CCGCATCGTGAACGCCGTCGCCGTACCGGTCGTGGCTGCGCACGTTGTCGTGGTTGTCAAACACCAGCAGCGGCTGCGACCCGTGGACCTCGGTCTCAACCTCGGTCAGGTAACGGCGCAGGTACGGCACATCCAGCTTCGCGCGGTCGCCGCGGAAACCGATCAGCATGTCCATCGGCAACTGCAGCTCGTTCTGGTCCTGCCCGCCGTACCACTTGTCCAGCTCCACCGTGTTCGGCAGGTACGTCTCGCCGATCAACACGCGGCTGCCCGGAAAGCCCGTCTTCGGGTACGTCTCCACCATCGCGCGCATCCGCCGGATCACGCCGTGTACCTCCGGCAGGTTGTCCGTGTAGATCCCCTTCAGCCGCGGATCGCCCTGGGAGTTTGTCCCTTCCAGCACCGGGTTGTCGCGGTTCTGCGGATCCTCAAACAGCGTCGGCACCGCATCCAGTCGGAAGCCCGCCACGCCGCGGTCCATCCAGAACCGCATCCCGTCAAACATCGCCTTCTCCACCGCGGGATTGCGCCAGTTCAGATCCGGCTGCTGCTTGTAGAACATGTGGTAGTAGAACTGCTTCCGCGCCGGGACCCACTCCCACGCCGACCCGCCAAATCCCGACTCCCAGTTGTTCGGCGGCATCATCCCGTCGTGAGCCGCCTTCTTCATGTACTCCGGAGCGTTCGGGTCCAGCGGCTTTCCGTCGCTCCACATGTACCAGTCCGCCTTGGGGTTCGTCCGCGACGACGCCGACTCCTCGAACCACTTGTGCTTGTCGCTCGTGTGGTTCACCACCCAGTCCAGGCAGATCCGAATGTTGTGCTTCTTCGCCTCCTGGATCAGCCGGTCCATATCCGCCAGCGTTCCGTACTGCGGGTCCACCGCCTCGTAGTCGCTCACGTCGTAGCCAAAGTCCACCTGCGGCGACGGAAACATCGGCGCAATCCAGATCGCATCCACGCCCAGCTTCTCCAGGTAGTCCAGCCGCTGCGTAATGCCGTTCAGATCTCCCAGCCCGTCGCCATTCGAGTCCTGGAACGATCGCGGATAGATCTCGTACACCACCGCGTGCTTCCACCATGTCTCGTCATGCGTCGGCTGCGCT contains:
- a CDS encoding glycoside hydrolase family 13 protein; the protein is MEMSVWMRTGLVAVAGWMGLAGACVQAQVAAVPPAVPPTAAEVKAAAQPTHDETWWKHAVVYEIYPRSFQDSNGDGLGDLNGITQRLDYLEKLGVDAIWIAPMFPSPQVDFGYDVSDYEAVDPQYGTLADMDRLIQEAKKHNIRICLDWVVNHTSDKHKWFEESASSRTNPKADWYMWSDGKPLDPNAPEYMKKAAHDGMMPPNNWESGFGGSAWEWVPARKQFYYHMFYKQQPDLNWRNPAVEKAMFDGMRFWMDRGVAGFRLDAVPTLFEDPQNRDNPVLEGTNSQGDPRLKGIYTDNLPEVHGVIRRMRAMVETYPKTGFPGSRVLIGETYLPNTVELDKWYGGQDQNELQLPMDMLIGFRGDRAKLDVPYLRRYLTEVETEVHGSQPLLVFDNHDNVRSHDRYGDGVHDAAIDRAIATMLLTSKATALMYYGEELGMPTTTPTRVEDVKDPIGITGWPREKGRDGERTPMQWDASTDAGFSTAAKTWLPVPPNYTTLNVANEEKDPTSLLNWYKRLIALRRNTPALHDGGVVFVDTSNTNVLSYVRTPPGGAKPVVVSMNLSAQPQTVKLDMAAAGVTGTKLKTLITDVPSLEKNDRTSDIQLPPYGSLVAEVQ